A region from the Palaemon carinicauda isolate YSFRI2023 chromosome 16, ASM3689809v2, whole genome shotgun sequence genome encodes:
- the LOC137655555 gene encoding circumsporozoite protein-like, whose amino-acid sequence MAADHSAGELADHSAGELSDHSAGELADHSVGGTCRSLSRGNLPITQPGELADHSAGELADHSARGTCRSLSKGNLPITQQGELADHSAGGTCRSLSRGNLPITQQGEQGNLPITQQGNLPITRQGEPADHSAGGTTGKPADHSAGEPADHSAGGTCRSLGRGNLPITRQGEPADHSAGGTCRSLGRGNLPITRQGELADQSAGGTCRSIGRGNLPITQQGNLPITQQGELADHSAGELADHSAGGTCRSLSRGNLPITQQKNLPITQ is encoded by the coding sequence atggctgctgatcactcagcaggggAACTTGCTGATCACTCAGCTGGGGAACTTTCTGATCACTCAGCAGGGGAACTTGCCGATCACTCAGTAGGGGGAACTTGCCGATCACTCAGCCGGGGGAACTTGCCGATCACTCAGCCGGGGGAActtgctgatcactcagcaggggAACTTGCCGATCACTCAGCAAGGGGAACTTGCCGATCACTCAGCAAGGGGAACTTGCCGATCACTCAGCAGGGGGAACTTGCCGATCACTCAGCAGGGGGAACTTGCCGATCACTCAGCAGGGGGAACTTGCCGATCACTCAGCAGGGGGAACAGGGAAACCTGCCGATCACTCAGCAGGGGAACCTGCCGATCACTCGGCAGGGGGAACCTGCCGATCACTCGGCAGGGGGAACAACAGGGAAACCTGCCGATCACTCGGCAGGGGAACCTGCCGATCACTCGGCAGGGGGAACCTGCCGATCACTCGGCAGGGGGAACCTGCCGATCACTCGGCAGGGGGAACCTGCCGATCACTCGGCAGGGGGAACCTGCCGATCACTCGGCAGGGGGAACTTGCCGATCACTCGGCAGGGGGAACTTGCCGATCAATCGGCAGGGGGAACTTGCCGATCAATCGGCAGGGGGAACTTGCCGATCACTCAGCAGGGCAACTTGCCGATCACTCAGCAAGGGGAACTTGCCGATCACTCAGCAGGGGAACTTGCCGATCACTCAGCAGGGGGAACTTGTCGATCACTCAGCAGGGGGAACTTGCCCATCACTCAGCAGAAGAACTTGCCGATCACTCAGTAG